Proteins co-encoded in one Cupriavidus nantongensis genomic window:
- the paaE gene encoding 1,2-phenylacetyl-CoA epoxidase subunit PaaE: MTPQFHPLRVAQVRPETADTISIAFEVPDALREAYRFTQGQFLTLRAPVDGKDLRRSYSICSAVQDYDAHGELRVAVKLVEDGLFSSHLHDSIAPGQVIDVMTPDGRFHVPLDAKAARHYVAFAAGSGITPVLSLVRTTLQAEPHSRFTLVYGNRNVDSIIFSEALEDLKNQYLARFTLYHVLSRQPQEVDLLHGRLDHARVSAFLQTLIPVDDIDAAFVCGPASMIDEVEAALRDAGLDPHRIHAERFGVPLAPTRRKPAAAHAAPADHAGTAELVVVLDGKQHSMRLPLEDANVLDTALAAGLDLPYACKGGVCCTCRAKVLEGKVEMEKNYTLEPWEMDKGFVLTCQARALTPRVVVSYDER, from the coding sequence ATGACTCCACAGTTCCACCCGCTGCGCGTGGCGCAGGTGCGCCCCGAGACCGCCGACACCATCTCGATCGCGTTCGAGGTTCCGGACGCGCTGCGCGAGGCCTACCGCTTCACGCAAGGGCAGTTCCTGACGCTGAGGGCGCCGGTCGACGGCAAGGACCTGCGGCGCTCCTACTCGATCTGCTCGGCGGTGCAGGACTACGACGCGCACGGCGAATTGCGTGTGGCGGTCAAGCTGGTGGAGGACGGGTTGTTTTCAAGCCATCTGCACGATTCCATCGCCCCCGGGCAGGTCATCGATGTGATGACGCCCGACGGGCGCTTCCACGTGCCGCTCGACGCCAAGGCCGCGCGCCACTACGTCGCCTTCGCCGCCGGCAGCGGCATCACGCCGGTGCTGTCGCTGGTCCGCACCACGCTGCAGGCCGAGCCGCACAGCCGCTTCACGCTGGTCTACGGCAACCGCAATGTCGACAGCATCATCTTTTCCGAAGCGCTGGAGGACCTGAAGAACCAGTACCTGGCGCGCTTCACGCTCTACCACGTGCTGTCGCGCCAGCCGCAGGAGGTCGACCTGCTGCACGGCCGGCTCGACCACGCGCGCGTGAGCGCCTTCCTGCAGACGCTGATCCCGGTCGACGATATCGACGCGGCCTTTGTCTGCGGCCCGGCCTCGATGATCGACGAGGTCGAGGCGGCGCTGCGCGATGCGGGCCTGGACCCGCACCGCATCCACGCCGAGCGCTTCGGGGTGCCGCTGGCACCGACCCGGCGCAAGCCGGCCGCCGCCCATGCCGCGCCCGCGGACCATGCCGGCACGGCCGAGCTGGTGGTAGTGCTCGATGGCAAGCAGCACAGCATGCGCCTGCCGCTGGAGGACGCCAACGTGCTCGACACCGCGCTGGCCGCCGGGCTGGACCTGCCCTACGCCTGCAAGGGCGGCGTCTGTTGCACCTGCCGCGCCAAGGTGCTGGAAGGCAAGGTGGAGATGGAAAAGAACTACACGCTCGAGCCCTGGGAGATGGACAAGGGCTTCGTGCTCACCTGCCAGGCACGCGCGCTGACGCCGCGGGTGGTGGTCAGCTACGACGAACGCTGA
- a CDS encoding DUF1835 domain-containing protein, with protein MQYIHVVNGDVAGTTLRQALAQAARPDPVVVLRDDLAVGPLADIDSTGMIRSGFWQRVAPHTDIDFAAEMRQALDQLLALRQDDMEVAIWHGQSAADQLMLRRVVFHLYQAPQRINEVAMDLRELEMPAQGNLAAIGMYSPARLARRFSTIAPVSVLRLGRLGYEWQQNVKENADVRLWKGNTLVPAAYRTIDDIIMERAPADWTPAAQVVGSVMGAIEGLLASDWFVFWRCRELIAMGQLVLRGNADSLDTCELRRHAGGGGE; from the coding sequence ATGCAATATATCCACGTCGTCAACGGTGATGTAGCAGGCACGACCCTGCGCCAGGCGCTGGCCCAGGCGGCGCGGCCGGATCCTGTGGTGGTGCTGCGCGACGATCTCGCGGTCGGTCCGCTGGCGGACATCGACAGCACCGGGATGATCCGCTCCGGCTTCTGGCAGCGCGTCGCCCCGCACACCGACATCGACTTCGCCGCCGAGATGCGCCAGGCGCTGGACCAGCTGCTGGCGCTGCGGCAGGACGACATGGAAGTGGCGATCTGGCACGGCCAGAGCGCGGCGGACCAGCTGATGCTGCGCCGGGTGGTGTTCCACCTGTACCAGGCGCCGCAGCGGATCAACGAGGTCGCAATGGACCTGCGCGAACTGGAAATGCCCGCGCAGGGCAACCTGGCGGCGATCGGCATGTACTCGCCGGCGCGGCTGGCGCGCCGCTTCTCCACCATCGCGCCGGTCTCGGTGCTGCGGCTGGGGCGCCTGGGCTACGAGTGGCAGCAGAACGTCAAGGAAAACGCCGACGTACGGCTGTGGAAGGGCAACACGCTGGTGCCGGCGGCCTACCGCACCATCGACGACATCATCATGGAACGCGCCCCGGCCGACTGGACCCCCGCGGCACAGGTGGTCGGCAGCGTGATGGGCGCGATCGAGGGCCTGCTGGCCAGCGACTGGTTCGTGTTCTGGCGCTGCCGCGAACTGATCGCCATGGGCCAGCTGGTGCTGCGCGGCAACGCCGACTCGCTCGATACCTGTGAGCTGCGCCGCCATGCCGGCGGCGGGGGCGAATAA
- a CDS encoding TetR/AcrR family transcriptional regulator, with the protein MARTKAPDFEAQREQILDLAAAAFANSSYPSTSMADLAAACGTSKARLYHYYESKEAILFDLLDRYTRRLMLLVTEVEADAERHARTDKDAFGNLIRAFLAEYETSQTRHIALINDVKFLAETQRDLILGRERDVVAAFSRLLRRAYPERVTRENQTALTMTIFGMINWTFTWLKPGGRLSYADFAEMVVDLLEGGLPGRAAAGR; encoded by the coding sequence ATGGCCCGTACCAAGGCACCCGATTTCGAGGCGCAGCGCGAGCAGATCCTGGACCTGGCCGCCGCCGCCTTTGCCAACAGCAGCTACCCCAGCACCTCGATGGCCGACCTGGCCGCCGCCTGCGGCACCTCCAAGGCGCGGCTGTATCACTACTACGAGAGCAAGGAAGCGATCCTGTTCGACCTGCTCGACCGCTACACGCGCCGGCTGATGCTGCTCGTCACCGAAGTCGAAGCCGACGCCGAGCGCCACGCGCGCACCGACAAGGACGCCTTCGGCAACCTGATCCGCGCCTTCCTGGCCGAGTACGAAACCTCGCAGACGCGCCATATCGCGCTGATCAACGACGTCAAGTTCCTGGCCGAGACCCAGCGCGACCTGATCCTGGGCCGCGAGCGCGACGTGGTCGCGGCGTTCTCGCGGCTGCTGCGCCGCGCCTACCCGGAGCGCGTCACGCGCGAGAACCAGACCGCGCTGACCATGACCATCTTCGGCATGATCAACTGGACCTTCACCTGGCTAAAGCCGGGCGGCCGGCTGTCATACGCCGACTTTGCCGAGATGGTGGTCGATTTGCTCGAAGGCGGCCTGCCGGGGCGCGCTGCCGCCGGGCGCTGA
- the kefC gene encoding glutathione-regulated potassium-efflux system protein KefC, whose protein sequence is MNQHDFLIALLVFLFAAVVAVPLARRGGLGAVLGYLLAGAAIGPFALRLVTDVESILHFSEFGVVLMMFVIGLELEPRKLWALRHSIFGYGGAQLAACALVIGVAAALAGAPWQVALVAGLGLALSSTAIALATLTERNLFGTPAGAASFGILLFQDIAAIPMIALLPLLATQGAEGAGAGATGWLAAGKAVAVIGAVVAGGRYLVRPALRFIARTDMREMFTAFALLLVVGIALMMDAVGLSMALGTFLAGVLLADSEYRHALEADLEPFKGLLLGLFFMAVGMSIDFAVLARSPWLVLGLVAAFVVAKTAVLALLARYFGIARGQRLLFALLISQGGEFAFVVFGVAGGAGLLPRATEALLVLVVALSMVATPLLLLAYDRLVAPRIGAGRARPDEVITPQHNPVLIAGFGRFGQIIGRLLYTQGVGVTVLDHDPDQIEFLRQYGFKVFYGDATRLDLLEAAGIADARILVVAIDSMDDSLALIDRVRERFPDLQIYARARHVSHVYQLKDRGVQLFEREMFEGSLMLGRRVLEGLGFDPGEARNVALRFRRHNIEAIDRFYPHYTDQKKLVSLARQAREELEEMFRQDREQRRQREEAEWM, encoded by the coding sequence ATGAACCAGCATGATTTCCTGATTGCGCTGCTGGTGTTCCTGTTCGCGGCAGTGGTGGCGGTGCCGCTGGCGCGGCGCGGCGGGCTGGGTGCGGTGCTGGGCTACCTGCTGGCCGGGGCGGCGATCGGGCCGTTCGCGCTGCGCCTGGTGACCGATGTCGAATCGATCCTGCACTTCTCCGAGTTCGGCGTGGTGCTGATGATGTTCGTGATCGGCCTGGAACTGGAGCCGCGCAAGCTGTGGGCGCTGCGGCATAGCATCTTCGGCTACGGCGGCGCGCAGCTTGCCGCCTGTGCGCTGGTGATCGGCGTGGCCGCGGCGCTGGCGGGCGCGCCCTGGCAGGTGGCGCTGGTGGCGGGGCTGGGGCTGGCGCTGTCGTCGACCGCGATCGCGCTGGCAACGCTGACCGAGCGCAACCTGTTCGGGACGCCGGCGGGGGCCGCCAGCTTCGGCATCCTGCTGTTCCAGGACATTGCCGCGATCCCGATGATCGCGCTGCTGCCGCTGCTGGCCACGCAAGGCGCCGAAGGGGCCGGCGCCGGCGCGACCGGCTGGCTCGCGGCCGGCAAGGCGGTGGCGGTGATCGGCGCGGTGGTGGCCGGCGGCCGCTACCTGGTGCGGCCGGCGCTGCGGTTCATCGCCCGCACCGACATGCGCGAGATGTTCACCGCCTTTGCGCTGCTGCTGGTGGTCGGCATCGCGCTGATGATGGACGCGGTGGGCCTGTCGATGGCGCTGGGCACCTTCCTGGCCGGCGTGCTGCTGGCCGATTCGGAATACCGCCACGCGCTCGAGGCCGACCTGGAGCCGTTCAAGGGCCTGCTGCTGGGGCTGTTCTTCATGGCGGTCGGGATGTCGATCGACTTTGCCGTGCTGGCGCGCTCGCCCTGGCTGGTGCTGGGCCTGGTGGCGGCCTTCGTGGTGGCCAAGACCGCGGTGCTGGCGCTGCTGGCGCGGTATTTCGGCATTGCCCGCGGCCAGCGCCTGCTGTTCGCGCTGCTGATCTCGCAGGGCGGCGAGTTCGCCTTCGTGGTGTTCGGCGTCGCCGGTGGCGCCGGGCTGCTGCCGCGCGCGACCGAGGCCTTGCTGGTGCTGGTGGTGGCGCTGTCGATGGTGGCCACGCCGTTGCTGCTGCTGGCCTATGACCGGCTGGTGGCGCCGCGCATCGGTGCCGGCAGGGCGCGCCCGGACGAAGTCATCACGCCGCAGCACAACCCGGTGCTGATCGCCGGCTTCGGGCGCTTTGGCCAGATCATCGGGCGCCTGCTGTACACCCAGGGCGTGGGCGTGACGGTGCTGGACCACGATCCCGACCAGATCGAATTCCTGCGCCAGTACGGCTTCAAGGTCTTCTATGGCGACGCCACCCGGCTGGACCTGCTGGAGGCCGCCGGCATTGCCGACGCGCGCATCCTGGTGGTGGCCATCGACAGCATGGACGACAGCCTGGCGCTGATCGACCGGGTGCGCGAGCGCTTCCCCGATCTGCAGATCTACGCCCGCGCGCGCCATGTGTCGCATGTCTACCAGCTCAAGGACCGCGGCGTGCAGCTGTTCGAGCGCGAGATGTTCGAGGGCTCGCTGATGCTGGGCCGGCGCGTGCTGGAAGGGCTGGGCTTCGACCCCGGCGAGGCGCGCAACGTGGCGCTGCGCTTCCGCCGCCACAACATCGAGGCGATCGACCGCTTCTACCCGCACTATACCGATCAGAAGAAGCTGGTCTCGCTGGCGCGCCAGGCGCGCGAAGAGCTGGAAGAGATGTTCCGCCAGGACCGCGAGCAGCGGCGCCAGCGCGAAGAGGCGGAGTGGATGTAG
- a CDS encoding NAD(P)H-dependent oxidoreductase: MSEPPIVVIYAHPTPSRSRVNRPLADALDALPQVQVRDLYRSYVDYDIDVVAEQRVLSVSDTIVLQFPVRWYSVPALLKLWLDEVLEPGWAYGPGGTALRGKSLLAVVTTGGTADAYGPDGTHGHPIGEFLLPLEQTALLCGMTWLPPVVLHDAHNADAQALADHIAHVCGRLGTHSAPAEVQA; the protein is encoded by the coding sequence ATGAGCGAGCCTCCTATCGTTGTGATCTACGCGCACCCGACGCCCAGCCGCTCGCGCGTGAACCGGCCGCTGGCCGACGCGCTGGACGCGCTGCCGCAGGTCCAGGTACGCGATCTTTACCGCAGCTATGTCGACTACGACATCGATGTGGTGGCCGAGCAGCGCGTGCTGTCGGTGTCGGACACCATCGTGCTGCAGTTTCCGGTGCGCTGGTACAGCGTGCCGGCCCTGCTCAAGCTGTGGCTGGATGAAGTGCTGGAGCCGGGCTGGGCCTATGGGCCGGGCGGCACCGCGCTGCGCGGCAAGTCGCTGCTGGCGGTGGTCACCACCGGCGGCACGGCCGACGCGTACGGGCCGGACGGCACGCATGGCCACCCGATCGGCGAATTCCTGCTGCCGCTGGAGCAGACCGCCCTGTTGTGCGGCATGACCTGGCTGCCGCCGGTGGTGCTGCACGACGCCCACAATGCCGACGCCCAGGCGCTGGCCGACCATATCGCCCACGTCTGCGGGCGGCTGGGTACCCACTCGGCGCCGGCGGAGGTGCAGGCATGA
- a CDS encoding GNAT family N-acetyltransferase, with product MNPLELSKAVGALTDEDLRKAAEAAQAAHRATVLVRELSAHHRSRLLKHFLALGEEDRLLRFGQSVGDHVIEAYVDSIDFDHDSVFGVYDDKLELIGVGHFANLRDNAQGRVAEFGVSVSGSARGRGIGSALFERAAIHGRNTNVRTLYMHCLSRNAAMMHIAKKAGMKVQYAYGEADAYLELPPADTASRLSEALDEQLADLDYAVRRNLRDARRFGLRFWRTMVPQKHTA from the coding sequence GTGAACCCGCTCGAACTGAGCAAGGCCGTCGGCGCACTGACCGACGAAGATCTGCGCAAGGCAGCCGAAGCCGCCCAAGCCGCTCACCGCGCCACCGTCCTGGTGCGCGAACTGTCGGCCCACCACCGCTCGCGCCTGCTGAAGCATTTCCTCGCCCTGGGCGAGGAGGATCGCCTGCTCCGTTTCGGCCAGTCGGTCGGTGACCACGTGATCGAGGCCTATGTCGACAGCATCGACTTCGACCATGACAGCGTGTTCGGCGTCTACGACGACAAGCTCGAGCTGATCGGCGTCGGCCATTTCGCCAACCTGCGCGACAACGCCCAGGGTCGCGTGGCGGAGTTCGGCGTGTCGGTGTCCGGCAGCGCCCGCGGCCGCGGCATCGGCAGCGCGCTGTTCGAGCGTGCTGCCATCCATGGCCGCAATACCAATGTGCGCACACTCTACATGCACTGCCTGTCGCGCAACGCCGCGATGATGCATATCGCCAAGAAGGCCGGCATGAAGGTCCAGTATGCCTACGGCGAAGCCGACGCCTACCTGGAACTGCCGCCGGCCGATACCGCGAGCCGCCTGAGCGAAGCGCTCGACGAGCAGCTCGCCGACCTGGACTACGCGGTGCGCCGCAACCTGCGCGACGCACGCCGCTTCGGCCTGCGCTTCTGGCGCACCATGGTGCCGCAGAAGCATACCGCCTGA
- a CDS encoding Lrp/AsnC family transcriptional regulator, which yields MSKVELDKIDRKILEVLQTNGRLTNLEVAERVNLSPSPCLRRIRRLEEIGVIRQYAALLEPNKIGLGLLAYINVRLEKHGGAPKGKAPLDLFRASIAVWPEVAACHAMTGEMDLLLKVYVEDMEHFARFMQEQLLAHPSVIDVRSSFALESIKDTTALPVGGAA from the coding sequence GTGAGCAAGGTGGAGTTGGACAAGATCGACCGGAAGATCCTGGAAGTGCTGCAGACCAACGGCCGGTTGACCAACCTGGAGGTGGCCGAGCGCGTGAACCTGTCGCCCAGCCCCTGCCTGCGCCGCATCCGGCGGCTGGAAGAGATCGGCGTGATCCGGCAGTACGCGGCGCTGCTGGAGCCCAACAAGATTGGGCTCGGCCTGCTGGCCTATATCAATGTGCGGCTGGAAAAGCATGGCGGCGCGCCCAAGGGCAAGGCTCCGCTGGACCTGTTCCGCGCCTCGATTGCCGTGTGGCCGGAAGTGGCGGCGTGCCACGCCATGACCGGCGAGATGGACCTGCTGCTCAAGGTCTATGTCGAGGACATGGAGCACTTCGCGCGCTTCATGCAGGAACAGCTGCTGGCGCATCCGTCGGTGATCGACGTGCGTTCGAGCTTCGCGCTGGAAAGCATCAAGGACACCACGGCGCTGCCGGTGGGCGGCGCGGCCTGA
- a CDS encoding EF-hand domain-containing protein, producing MQRNHKPQILKQFLAASAALLVAGGAFAQASAPAAPGAAPAGKPGMGHHHRHHGGGMWMKAIDTDGDGAISKAEADAWFNKLDTNRDGKIDKAEMDAQRKAAMAEHHARMQAAFDEKFKAADKNGDGALTKAEANAGLPRLGKRFDQLDANRDGKLTRDEIRAGMEKMHRDRHHRGERGERSPRGQAAPDNQPAPLNPAAPSTSGG from the coding sequence ATGCAACGCAATCACAAGCCGCAGATCCTGAAACAGTTCCTGGCCGCCTCAGCCGCGCTGCTGGTTGCCGGCGGCGCCTTTGCCCAGGCCAGCGCTCCCGCTGCGCCGGGTGCAGCCCCGGCCGGCAAGCCCGGCATGGGCCACCACCACCGCCACCACGGCGGCGGCATGTGGATGAAGGCGATCGATACCGACGGCGACGGCGCCATCTCCAAGGCCGAGGCCGACGCGTGGTTCAACAAGCTCGACACCAACCGCGACGGCAAAATCGACAAGGCCGAGATGGACGCGCAGCGCAAGGCCGCCATGGCCGAGCACCACGCGCGCATGCAGGCCGCCTTCGACGAGAAGTTCAAGGCCGCCGACAAGAACGGCGACGGCGCGCTGACCAAGGCCGAGGCCAACGCCGGCCTGCCGCGCCTGGGCAAGCGCTTCGACCAGCTCGACGCCAACCGCGACGGCAAGCTGACCCGCGACGAGATCCGCGCGGGCATGGAGAAGATGCACCGCGATCGTCACCATCGCGGCGAGCGTGGCGAACGCAGTCCGCGCGGCCAGGCCGCCCCGGACAACCAGCCCGCACCGCTCAACCCGGCCGCGCCGTCGACCAGCGGCGGCTGA
- a CDS encoding type II secretion system protein N, whose translation MQLSLRPSFRFDASALWLPRLASVALFIALCALVTYWVLTFSAMRTIPVPKSARVAQTEAVETGAIATLFGGSAQAGPSNVQLLGVVAELGGGASAAIVSIDGGPPKAVRMGADLAPQIRLMEVRQRGVVIERNGVRQEIALPLQTPATRGAPRAASPLPTPPAGAAAPMATPMPPPAQAAAQPAPAQPPRSQPPGQQAQPQPQAQPQIQPQIQPQPQPQPQPQPVQAAPSVQPAQPQPQPVDPRQYQPGVPPEAAEEGQLVPKAQP comes from the coding sequence ATGCAATTGTCCCTCCGGCCTTCGTTCCGCTTCGATGCCTCCGCGCTGTGGCTGCCGCGCCTGGCCAGCGTGGCGCTGTTTATCGCGCTGTGCGCGCTGGTCACCTACTGGGTGCTGACGTTCAGTGCGATGCGGACCATCCCGGTGCCCAAGAGTGCGCGCGTGGCGCAGACCGAGGCGGTCGAGACCGGCGCGATCGCGACGCTGTTCGGCGGCTCGGCCCAGGCCGGCCCCAGCAATGTGCAGCTGCTCGGCGTGGTGGCCGAGCTTGGCGGTGGCGCCAGCGCGGCAATCGTCTCCATCGATGGCGGCCCGCCCAAGGCGGTGCGCATGGGTGCCGACCTGGCGCCCCAGATCCGGCTGATGGAAGTGCGCCAGCGCGGCGTAGTGATCGAGCGCAATGGCGTACGGCAGGAGATCGCCCTGCCGCTGCAGACGCCTGCCACGCGCGGCGCGCCGCGTGCCGCCAGCCCGCTGCCGACGCCGCCCGCAGGCGCGGCGGCGCCGATGGCAACGCCCATGCCGCCGCCGGCGCAGGCCGCTGCGCAACCCGCGCCGGCCCAGCCGCCGCGCAGCCAGCCGCCCGGTCAACAGGCCCAGCCGCAGCCGCAAGCCCAGCCCCAAATCCAGCCCCAAATCCAGCCTCAGCCCCAGCCCCAGCCCCAGCCACAACCGGTTCAGGCGGCACCATCGGTCCAGCCGGCCCAGCCCCAGCCGCAACCCGTCGATCCGCGCCAGTACCAGCCCGGAGTCCCGCCCGAGGCCGCCGAGGAAGGCCAGCTCGTGCCGAAAGCGCAGCCCTAG
- a CDS encoding globin domain-containing protein gives MLSAASRPYIDASVPVLREHGLAITTHFYREMFADRPELTQLFNMGNQANGSQQQSLASAVFAYAANIDNAAALGPVVERIVHKHAAVGITPAHYPIVGRHLLGAISAVLGEAATPPLLAAWDEAYWLLAGELIAAEARLYQRTGVAAGELMPVRVVRREAQGGQVVALTLAAADGRPLRDFRPGQYISVEARLDNGTRQLRQYSLSAEAGLPTWRISVKREDGDQATPAGAVSNWLHANAHEGAELKVSAPFGEFTPALESRRPLVLLSGGIGITPMLSVLRTLAAQGSERPVLFAHAARDGRHHAHRADLQWARERLPGLVTHISYEFPQAEDVAGRDYDHAGTMPLAEILGQPGLQRFVDGRFYLCGPLGFMQAQRHALLSTGVPVAHIEREVFGPDLLDDLL, from the coding sequence ATGCTGTCCGCCGCTTCCCGCCCCTATATCGATGCAAGCGTGCCCGTGCTGCGCGAGCATGGCCTGGCCATCACCACGCATTTCTACCGCGAGATGTTCGCCGACCGGCCCGAGCTGACACAGCTGTTCAACATGGGCAACCAGGCCAACGGCAGCCAGCAGCAGTCGCTGGCGTCGGCCGTGTTCGCCTACGCGGCCAACATCGACAACGCGGCGGCGCTGGGGCCGGTGGTCGAGCGCATCGTGCACAAGCATGCGGCGGTGGGCATCACGCCCGCGCACTACCCGATCGTCGGCCGCCACCTGCTCGGCGCGATCTCCGCGGTGCTGGGCGAAGCCGCCACGCCGCCGCTGCTGGCGGCCTGGGACGAGGCCTACTGGCTGCTGGCGGGCGAGCTGATCGCCGCCGAGGCGCGCCTGTACCAGCGCACCGGCGTCGCCGCCGGCGAACTGATGCCGGTGCGCGTGGTGCGCCGCGAGGCGCAGGGCGGCCAGGTGGTGGCGCTGACGCTGGCAGCGGCCGACGGCCGGCCGCTGCGTGATTTCCGCCCGGGCCAGTACATCAGCGTCGAGGCGCGCCTGGACAACGGCACGCGCCAGCTGCGCCAGTATTCGCTGTCGGCCGAGGCCGGCCTGCCGACCTGGCGCATCTCGGTCAAGCGCGAGGACGGCGACCAGGCCACGCCGGCCGGCGCGGTCTCCAACTGGCTGCACGCCAACGCCCACGAGGGCGCCGAGCTCAAGGTGAGCGCGCCGTTCGGCGAATTCACGCCGGCGCTGGAAAGCCGCCGTCCGCTGGTGCTGCTTTCGGGCGGGATCGGCATCACGCCGATGCTGTCGGTGCTGCGCACGCTGGCCGCGCAAGGCTCCGAACGGCCGGTGCTGTTCGCCCACGCTGCCCGCGACGGCCGCCACCATGCCCATCGCGCCGACCTGCAATGGGCGCGCGAGCGCCTGCCGGGGCTGGTCACGCACATCAGCTATGAGTTCCCGCAGGCGGAAGACGTGGCGGGCCGCGACTACGACCACGCCGGCACCATGCCGCTGGCCGAGATACTGGGCCAGCCCGGGCTGCAACGCTTTGTCGATGGCCGCTTCTACCTGTGCGGGCCGCTCGGCTTCATGCAGGCGCAGCGTCACGCGCTGCTCAGCACGGGCGTGCCGGTGGCGCATATCGAGCGCGAAGTGTTCGGTCCCGACCTGCTGGACGACCTGCTGTAA
- a CDS encoding RrF2 family transcriptional regulator, which translates to MQLTRFSDYALRLLMYVARGDGSRPITIAEVGQQFGISHNHLVKVAARLSKLGWVSATRGRHGGLQLGPGAERLTIGTILRELEGHRPVIDCDNPPCALHGNCRLKRALDVAEQAFYRALDDVTLADVTGSHTAESIIRLHRDFLNRRSA; encoded by the coding sequence ATGCAACTGACCCGCTTCTCCGACTATGCACTGCGCCTGCTGATGTACGTCGCCCGTGGCGACGGCAGCCGGCCGATCACGATCGCCGAGGTCGGCCAGCAGTTCGGCATCTCGCACAACCACCTGGTCAAGGTGGCGGCGCGGTTGTCGAAGCTGGGCTGGGTCAGCGCCACGCGCGGCCGCCATGGCGGCCTGCAGCTGGGCCCCGGCGCCGAGCGCCTCACCATCGGCACCATCCTGCGCGAGCTGGAAGGGCACCGGCCGGTGATCGACTGCGACAACCCGCCCTGCGCGCTGCACGGCAACTGCCGCCTGAAACGCGCGCTGGACGTGGCCGAGCAAGCCTTCTACCGCGCGCTCGACGACGTCACGCTGGCCGATGTCACCGGCAGCCACACCGCCGAATCGATCATCCGCCTGCATCGTGATTTCCTGAACCGGCGTTCGGCCTGA
- the gspG gene encoding type II secretion system major pseudopilin GspG, which yields MRRFTSQLARPARPARRARGFTLIEIMVVIVILGVLAALVVPKIMSRPDEARIVAARQDISSIMQALKLYRLDNSRYPTTEQGLGALVAKPTTEPVPNNWKGGGYLEKLPKDPWGHPYQYLNPGVRGEIDVFSFGADGQAGGNANDADIGNWE from the coding sequence ATGCGCAGATTCACTTCCCAGCTTGCCCGCCCCGCCCGTCCTGCCCGCCGCGCGCGTGGCTTTACCCTGATCGAGATCATGGTCGTGATCGTGATCCTCGGCGTGCTGGCGGCACTGGTGGTGCCCAAGATCATGAGCCGTCCGGACGAAGCCCGCATCGTCGCGGCGCGCCAGGATATCTCATCGATCATGCAGGCGCTCAAGCTGTACCGCCTGGACAACAGCCGCTATCCGACCACCGAGCAGGGCCTGGGCGCGCTGGTCGCCAAGCCTACCACCGAGCCGGTGCCCAACAACTGGAAGGGCGGCGGCTACCTGGAAAAGCTGCCCAAGGATCCGTGGGGCCATCCGTACCAGTACCTGAACCCCGGCGTGCGCGGCGAAATCGACGTATTCAGCTTCGGTGCCGACGGCCAGGCCGGCGGCAACGCCAACGACGCCGATATCGGCAACTGGGAGTAA
- a CDS encoding GspH/FimT family pseudopilin, with the protein MITAPRRRALRQRHSGYRHSGFTLLELLVVMVIAGIVISLVAVNASPNERGRVLDDGQRIARLFELAQEEAQLGARPIAWEGDAGGWRFLESTPNGWIPLRTDVFAPGTWRLALDQVIVAEGGRSTGTNSPPRLIFGRELIDAPQRLVLVRGDIRVDVAGDGSGRYFASTP; encoded by the coding sequence ATGATCACGGCGCCGCGCCGCCGCGCCCTGCGGCAGCGGCACTCCGGCTACAGGCATTCCGGCTTTACGCTGCTGGAACTGCTGGTGGTGATGGTGATCGCCGGCATCGTGATTTCGCTGGTCGCGGTCAATGCCTCGCCCAACGAGCGCGGCCGCGTGCTTGACGACGGCCAGCGCATCGCGCGGCTGTTCGAGCTGGCGCAGGAAGAAGCGCAGCTGGGCGCGCGCCCGATCGCCTGGGAAGGCGACGCCGGCGGCTGGCGCTTCCTCGAATCGACCCCCAACGGCTGGATCCCGCTGCGCACCGACGTGTTCGCGCCCGGCACCTGGCGCCTGGCGCTGGACCAGGTCATCGTCGCCGAAGGCGGCCGCAGCACCGGCACCAACAGCCCGCCGCGGCTGATCTTCGGGCGCGAGCTGATCGATGCCCCGCAGCGGCTGGTGCTGGTGCGCGGCGATATCCGTGTCGACGTGGCCGGCGACGGCAGCGGCCGCTATTTCGCCAGCACGCCATGA